A stretch of Candidatus Sphingomonas phytovorans DNA encodes these proteins:
- a CDS encoding extensin family protein — protein MALALLLAACGRGDDRPPPRPVGAKPVTLNLPTSRDTQACFADLSREQVRYSPLPDRDYGGGCQVTGSVQLIDIGVPVTNLKGMRCGLARTFVAWTRHAVAPAARQILGSDLVRVESFGTYACRNVIGSATAGNRLSGHAIANAVDISGFVLADGRRITVLDGWRSGDADVREFLQTIHASACKRFGTVLSPDYNAGHANHLHLEDDHARFCR, from the coding sequence ATGGCACTGGCCCTGCTGCTCGCGGCGTGCGGGCGCGGTGACGATCGTCCGCCGCCCCGGCCGGTCGGGGCGAAGCCGGTGACGCTCAACCTGCCCACCTCACGCGACACCCAGGCCTGTTTCGCCGATCTGTCGCGCGAGCAGGTGCGCTACAGCCCGCTGCCTGACCGCGACTATGGCGGCGGGTGCCAGGTGACCGGGTCGGTCCAGCTCATCGACATCGGCGTGCCGGTGACCAACCTAAAGGGCATGCGCTGCGGGCTGGCCAGGACGTTCGTCGCCTGGACGCGCCATGCGGTCGCGCCGGCCGCGCGCCAGATTCTCGGCAGCGATCTCGTCCGGGTCGAAAGCTTCGGTACCTATGCCTGCCGCAACGTGATCGGCTCGGCGACGGCGGGCAACCGGCTGTCGGGGCATGCCATCGCCAATGCGGTCGATATCTCCGGCTTCGTGCTGGCGGACGGCAGGCGGATCACCGTGCTCGACGGCTGGCGATCGGGCGATGCCGATGTGCGCGAATTTCTGCAGACGATCCATGCTTCGGCCTGCAAGCGCTTCGGCACGGTGCTGAGTCCCGACTATAATGCGGGGCACGCCAACCACCTGCATCTGGAGGACGATCACGCGCGTTTCTGCCGCTGA
- a CDS encoding phosphoserine transaminase — protein sequence MTELPAPPATKPTRPYFSSGPCAKPPGWTPEKLQTQVLGRSHRSKLGKTRLQYAIDLMREMLQLPDTHRIGIVPGSDTGAFEMAMWTMLGAKPVTALAWESFGEGWVTDAVKQLGLDPTILRADYGKLPDLNQVDWSNDVLFTWNGTTSGVRVPNGDWIPDDREGLSFADSTSAVFAYDLPWDKIDVATFSWQKVLGGEGGHGVLILGPRAVERLESYTPAWPLPKVFRLVSKGKLTEGVFKGETINTPSMLAVEDAIFALEWAKDLGGLKGLIARSDANAAALDRIVADRPWLGHLALDEASRSKTSVCLTVEGADEALIKKLAGLLEAEHAAYDIAGYRDAPAGLRIWCGATVDTADIEALGPWLDWAYASVTVAA from the coding sequence ATGACTGAGTTACCTGCGCCTCCGGCGACGAAGCCGACGCGTCCTTATTTTTCTTCCGGTCCCTGCGCCAAGCCGCCGGGCTGGACCCCCGAAAAGCTCCAGACTCAAGTGCTCGGCCGGTCGCACCGCTCGAAGCTCGGCAAGACGCGCCTGCAATACGCGATCGACCTGATGCGCGAGATGCTTCAGTTGCCAGACACCCATCGCATCGGCATCGTCCCCGGCTCCGACACCGGCGCGTTCGAGATGGCGATGTGGACCATGCTTGGCGCGAAGCCGGTGACGGCGCTTGCCTGGGAGAGCTTCGGTGAGGGTTGGGTCACCGATGCGGTCAAGCAGCTCGGCCTCGATCCGACGATACTGCGCGCCGATTACGGCAAGCTTCCCGATCTGAACCAGGTCGACTGGTCGAACGACGTGCTGTTCACCTGGAACGGCACCACCTCGGGCGTGCGCGTGCCGAACGGCGACTGGATTCCGGACGACCGCGAGGGCCTGAGCTTCGCCGATTCGACCAGCGCGGTGTTCGCCTACGACCTGCCCTGGGACAAGATCGATGTCGCGACCTTCTCCTGGCAGAAGGTGCTTGGCGGCGAAGGCGGCCACGGCGTGCTGATCCTCGGCCCGCGCGCGGTCGAGCGGCTTGAAAGCTACACGCCGGCATGGCCGTTGCCCAAGGTGTTCCGCCTTGTCTCGAAGGGCAAGCTGACCGAGGGCGTCTTCAAGGGCGAGACGATCAACACCCCGTCGATGCTCGCCGTCGAGGACGCGATCTTCGCGCTCGAATGGGCGAAGGATCTTGGCGGACTGAAGGGCCTGATCGCGCGCAGCGACGCCAATGCGGCGGCACTCGACCGGATCGTCGCCGATCGCCCCTGGCTCGGCCATCTCGCGCTCGACGAGGCCTCGCGGTCGAAGACCAGCGTGTGCCTGACGGTCGAGGGCGCCGACGAAGCGCTGATCAAGAAGCTCGCCGGCCTGCTCGAAGCCGAGCATGCCGCCTATGACATTGCGGGCTACCGCGATGCCCCGGCGGGCCTGCGCATCTGGTGCGGCGCGACCGTCGACACCGCCGATATCGAGGCGCTCGGCCCCTGGCTCGACTGGGCCTACGCCTCGGTCACCGTCGCCGCCTGA
- a CDS encoding TIGR00730 family Rossman fold protein yields the protein MTETHVPSRVFPRARQDAETANAGISTPQTENPAYRLAFQDMDFLLREDLRPVRFQLELLKPQLLLDEANIASTFVMYGSARIPEPAKAQALLELAQGEEAIRIAKSLVAKSKYYDVAYELAQLASAFPRDEAGKRHFVVCSGGGPSIMEAANRGAAEAGYETIGLNIVLPHEQAPNPYVTPSLSFQFHYFALRKMHFLLHARALAAFPGGFGTFDELFELLTLIQTGKIKPIPVLLFGRDFWNRVVNFEALVEEGVVSARDLNIFTFVETAEEAWQVVQDFYRDDPDRLAE from the coding sequence ATGACAGAGACACACGTACCGTCGCGGGTCTTCCCGCGCGCTCGCCAGGACGCCGAGACCGCCAATGCCGGGATCAGCACCCCCCAGACCGAAAACCCGGCCTATCGCCTCGCCTTCCAGGACATGGATTTCCTGCTGCGCGAGGATCTTCGCCCGGTCCGCTTCCAGCTCGAACTGCTGAAGCCGCAATTGCTGCTCGACGAGGCGAATATCGCCTCTACCTTCGTGATGTATGGCTCGGCGCGCATTCCCGAGCCGGCCAAGGCGCAGGCGCTGCTTGAGCTCGCCCAGGGCGAGGAGGCGATCCGCATCGCCAAAAGCCTGGTCGCCAAGTCGAAATATTACGATGTGGCCTATGAACTGGCCCAGCTTGCCAGCGCCTTCCCGCGCGACGAGGCCGGCAAGCGGCACTTCGTCGTGTGCTCGGGCGGCGGCCCCTCGATCATGGAGGCGGCGAATCGCGGCGCGGCCGAGGCGGGGTACGAGACGATCGGCCTCAACATCGTCCTGCCGCACGAGCAGGCGCCGAACCCCTATGTCACGCCCTCGCTGAGCTTCCAGTTCCATTATTTCGCGCTGCGGAAGATGCACTTCCTGCTTCATGCGCGCGCGCTGGCTGCCTTTCCGGGCGGCTTCGGCACCTTCGACGAGCTGTTCGAGCTGCTGACGCTGATCCAGACCGGCAAGATCAAGCCGATCCCGGTGCTGCTGTTCGGCCGCGACTTCTGGAACCGGGTGGTCAATTTCGAGGCGCTGGTCGAGGAAGGCGTCGTCTCCGCACGCGACCTCAACATCTTCACCTTCGTCGAGACGGCTGAAGAAGCCTGGCAGGTCGTGCAGGATTTCTATCGCGACGATCCGGACCGGCTCGCCGAATGA
- a CDS encoding helix-turn-helix domain containing protein has protein sequence MDTTPDRRTRKRMATRQSISDTATRLFLERGFDRVTVDEIAEAADVGRMTVFNHFPRKEDMFFDREQEIQDVAFAAVRMRDTGVTPIDALGFLAHHLIEQEDSLIPLFEGAYRFVETVLASEALKARARQMRDDFTNALAAVLAEAVGSPTDDPHAHLAAGLIASTWSVAFTEAQKIFDRTRDEGEARRSFLRLIDRGIAGTAAALAGTAYA, from the coding sequence ATGGACACGACGCCCGACCGACGGACCCGAAAGCGGATGGCCACCCGCCAGAGCATATCGGACACGGCGACCCGCCTGTTTCTCGAGCGAGGCTTCGACCGGGTGACGGTCGATGAGATCGCCGAGGCAGCCGACGTCGGACGGATGACCGTCTTCAATCACTTCCCGCGCAAGGAGGATATGTTCTTCGACCGGGAACAGGAGATACAGGATGTCGCTTTCGCAGCCGTGCGCATGCGTGACACCGGCGTCACGCCGATCGATGCCTTGGGGTTTCTCGCGCACCACCTCATCGAGCAGGAAGATTCGCTCATCCCGCTGTTTGAGGGAGCGTACAGGTTCGTCGAAACCGTGCTGGCCAGCGAAGCGCTGAAAGCGCGGGCGCGACAAATGCGGGACGACTTCACCAACGCGCTGGCGGCGGTTCTTGCCGAAGCCGTTGGCTCGCCAACGGACGACCCGCATGCCCACCTCGCCGCGGGACTTATCGCATCAACCTGGAGCGTGGCCTTTACGGAAGCGCAGAAGATATTCGATCGCACCCGGGACGAGGGCGAAGCACGGCGCAGCTTCCTCCGGCTGATCGACCGGGGAATCGCCGGTACCGCAGCCGCGCTGGCGGGCACGGCCTACGCCTGA
- a CDS encoding cytochrome c family protein, with translation MDNRTNTIAGWVLGACGVALGLSIVGGMVFQPHHSEKMGYPIEGVAEEGAGGGAADVPIATLMATADPAKGADVFKKCAACHTINQGGPNGIGPNLYATLGEGIAEGKGGFAFSDALKAKGGKWDFEAMSHWLTSPRAFASGTKMTFAGLGNPQDRANVIAYLNQQGSNLPLPAAPAAGAAPAAAEGAAKAAAPAANASEGAAPAAGAPSLDPAAAAKAEKKK, from the coding sequence ATGGACAATCGGACGAACACGATCGCGGGCTGGGTGCTCGGCGCATGCGGCGTGGCGCTGGGGCTTTCGATCGTGGGCGGAATGGTGTTCCAGCCCCATCATTCCGAGAAGATGGGATATCCGATCGAGGGTGTCGCTGAAGAGGGTGCTGGCGGCGGCGCGGCCGACGTGCCGATCGCGACGCTGATGGCGACGGCCGATCCCGCCAAGGGCGCCGACGTGTTCAAGAAATGCGCTGCCTGCCACACCATCAACCAGGGTGGCCCGAACGGCATCGGCCCGAATCTCTACGCCACGCTGGGCGAGGGTATCGCCGAGGGCAAGGGCGGCTTCGCCTTCTCCGACGCGCTCAAGGCGAAGGGCGGCAAGTGGGATTTCGAGGCGATGAGCCACTGGCTGACCAGCCCCCGCGCCTTTGCCAGCGGCACCAAGATGACCTTTGCCGGCCTTGGCAATCCGCAGGACCGCGCGAACGTGATCGCCTATCTGAACCAGCAGGGCTCGAACCTGCCGCTTCCGGCAGCACCCGCCGCGGGCGCGGCCCCGGCAGCAGCCGAGGGTGCCGCCAAAGCGGCCGCGCCAGCAGCGAATGCGTCGGAAGGCGCGGCACCGGCAGCCGGTGCGCCGTCGCTCGATCCAGCCGCCGCGGCAAAGGCAGAAAAGAAGAAGTAA
- a CDS encoding FAD-dependent monooxygenase, with translation MTEQQYPVERPVHPAGAAVLVSGASFAGLATAYWMNRLGYRVTVVEVASGLRKGGTPVDIEGETIDVLTRMGMIDAVRAKALPPRGLEFKDAGDATVGTFDGYPDAAAAADERYEIHRDDLLAILFASVEGAVEILFEQSIAQLEEMPDGVAVTFRDGARANYALVFGCDGMRSNTRRLAFGPGEDFSYFMGGYFYIKVVPTTDLLPANLTQIFSVPGRTAMLNGYEDQTDIAFAFRADGEVDYDHRDRAQQRRMIHDHFDGLGWKVPAMLEHVDADDDFYFDKVNQIRMPVWSNGRVALVGDAGYCVSPVAGMGGSMAIIGAGRVADALQRHGTNHATAFREYHDKLRPFVEAVQEKAASDGMALLFPSSDAELAERDHQLREGTLAL, from the coding sequence ATGACCGAGCAGCAATATCCCGTCGAGCGACCCGTCCACCCGGCTGGCGCCGCCGTGCTGGTCAGCGGCGCAAGCTTTGCCGGCCTCGCCACTGCCTATTGGATGAACAGGCTCGGGTACCGAGTGACTGTCGTGGAGGTCGCAAGCGGCCTTCGCAAAGGCGGAACGCCCGTCGACATCGAAGGGGAGACGATCGACGTGCTCACCCGGATGGGAATGATCGATGCGGTCCGCGCCAAGGCGCTTCCCCCGCGCGGGCTCGAGTTCAAGGATGCCGGCGACGCCACGGTTGGGACATTTGACGGCTATCCCGACGCGGCCGCCGCCGCGGACGAGCGATACGAGATCCACCGTGACGATCTGTTGGCGATTCTGTTTGCTTCAGTCGAGGGCGCGGTCGAAATCCTGTTCGAGCAATCGATCGCTCAGCTTGAGGAGATGCCGGACGGCGTGGCGGTGACGTTCCGTGATGGGGCGCGAGCCAATTATGCGCTGGTGTTCGGGTGCGATGGCATGCGGTCGAACACCAGGCGACTGGCCTTTGGCCCCGGCGAGGATTTCTCCTATTTCATGGGAGGCTATTTCTACATCAAGGTCGTGCCGACCACGGATTTGCTGCCCGCCAACCTGACGCAGATCTTCAGCGTGCCCGGCCGAACGGCGATGTTGAACGGTTATGAGGACCAGACCGACATTGCCTTCGCCTTCCGTGCCGATGGGGAGGTCGACTATGACCATCGCGATCGGGCGCAGCAGCGTCGGATGATTCATGACCATTTCGACGGCCTCGGCTGGAAGGTCCCGGCCATGCTCGAGCATGTGGACGCCGATGACGACTTCTATTTCGACAAGGTGAACCAGATCAGGATGCCGGTATGGTCGAACGGTCGGGTCGCGCTGGTGGGGGATGCGGGATATTGCGTATCGCCGGTCGCCGGCATGGGCGGCTCGATGGCGATCATCGGCGCCGGGCGGGTAGCGGATGCCCTGCAGCGCCATGGCACCAATCACGCCACGGCCTTCCGGGAGTATCACGACAAGCTGCGCCCGTTCGTCGAGGCAGTCCAGGAGAAAGCTGCCAGCGACGGCATGGCGTTGCTGTTCCCATCCAGCGATGCCGAGCTTGCGGAGCGCGATCACCAGCTGCGCGAGGGCACGCTGGCCTTGTAG
- a CDS encoding prephenate dehydratase, which produces MENFAAPARPIVARMIEEAAAHPERAVAFQGAPGANSHIAALQAFPDCLPLPCFDFADAIDAVREGRADCAIIPIENSLHGRVADMHFLLPESGLVITGEHFLPIHYALMGSGPIEGVREATSHPQALGQCRHWLRERNILPVAYPDTAGAAALVAEIGDPKVAALAPPMAAPIYGLDILCDGIADADHNTTRFLVLARAALAPVGDGPFMTTLIFEVKNVPAALYKAMGGFATNGVNMTKLESYQRGGTFAATEFYADVEGKPGDPRLDNAIAELGFHSKWVRVLGTYRQARARG; this is translated from the coding sequence ATGGAAAATTTCGCAGCCCCAGCACGACCGATCGTCGCACGCATGATCGAGGAAGCCGCCGCTCACCCGGAACGCGCCGTCGCCTTCCAGGGCGCGCCCGGCGCCAATTCGCATATCGCGGCGCTCCAGGCTTTCCCGGATTGCCTGCCCTTGCCCTGTTTCGACTTCGCCGACGCGATCGACGCGGTACGGGAAGGGCGTGCCGATTGCGCGATCATCCCGATCGAGAATTCACTGCACGGCCGTGTCGCCGACATGCATTTCCTGCTGCCCGAATCGGGGCTGGTGATCACCGGCGAGCATTTCCTGCCGATCCATTATGCGCTGATGGGATCGGGCCCGATCGAGGGCGTGCGCGAGGCGACGAGCCATCCCCAGGCACTCGGCCAGTGCCGCCACTGGCTGCGCGAGCGCAATATCCTGCCGGTCGCCTATCCCGACACGGCCGGCGCCGCCGCGCTGGTCGCCGAGATCGGCGATCCGAAGGTCGCCGCCCTGGCCCCTCCCATGGCGGCGCCGATCTACGGACTGGATATCCTGTGCGACGGCATCGCCGATGCCGACCACAATACCACGCGCTTCCTGGTGCTGGCGCGCGCCGCTCTTGCACCGGTCGGCGACGGTCCGTTCATGACGACGCTGATCTTCGAGGTGAAGAACGTGCCCGCGGCGCTGTACAAGGCGATGGGCGGCTTCGCGACCAACGGCGTCAACATGACGAAGCTGGAAAGCTATCAGCGCGGCGGCACCTTCGCCGCGACCGAATTCTACGCCGATGTCGAGGGCAAGCCGGGCGACCCCCGTCTCGACAACGCGATCGCCGAACTTGGCTTCCATTCGAAATGGGTGCGGGTGCTGGGAACCTATCGCCAGGCCCGCGCGCGCGGATAG
- the nudC gene encoding NAD(+) diphosphatase — MIAPGFTGGMLDRADPLRQDPEALAAAMSDWRARLLVLENFEPELDGEGRLVWTTLADAPEGSDLLLLGLDNGKPCFAALTPGMQPPTGRPMRMFGLLDRFAPGEAATYAGARSLLDWHTRHRFCANCSAGTEIHRAGWGRKCPQCHAEHFPRVEPVVIMIAEHDGRALLGRQPAWPPGRYSALAGFLELGESIEEAVAREIKEEAGVEVTDVRYIASQPWPFPSSLMIACIGMAKDDALTIDKHELEDAIWVSREEVRAVLRGEPGRFLPPPPYAIAFTLLTEWANS, encoded by the coding sequence ATGATCGCACCAGGTTTTACCGGCGGCATGCTCGACCGGGCCGATCCGCTTCGCCAGGATCCGGAAGCGCTCGCCGCGGCGATGAGCGACTGGCGCGCGCGGCTGCTCGTGTTGGAGAATTTCGAACCCGAGCTGGATGGCGAAGGCAGGCTCGTCTGGACCACCCTGGCCGACGCGCCGGAAGGATCGGACCTGCTGCTGCTCGGGCTCGACAACGGCAAGCCCTGCTTCGCCGCGCTGACACCCGGCATGCAGCCGCCGACCGGCCGGCCGATGCGGATGTTCGGCCTGCTCGACCGCTTCGCGCCGGGCGAGGCGGCCACCTATGCCGGCGCACGCAGCCTGCTCGACTGGCATACGCGGCATCGCTTCTGCGCCAATTGCAGTGCGGGGACCGAAATCCATCGCGCGGGCTGGGGCAGGAAGTGCCCCCAGTGCCATGCCGAGCATTTCCCGCGCGTCGAACCGGTGGTGATCATGATCGCCGAACATGACGGCCGCGCGCTGCTGGGCCGCCAGCCTGCCTGGCCGCCGGGACGCTATTCGGCACTGGCCGGGTTTCTTGAACTTGGCGAATCGATCGAGGAAGCGGTCGCGCGCGAGATCAAGGAAGAGGCTGGCGTCGAAGTCACCGATGTCCGCTATATCGCAAGCCAGCCCTGGCCCTTCCCGTCCTCGCTGATGATCGCCTGCATCGGCATGGCGAAGGACGATGCGCTGACGATCGACAAGCACGAGCTTGAGGACGCGATCTGGGTATCGCGCGAGGAGGTGCGCGCCGTGCTGCGCGGCGAGCCGGGCCGATTCCTCCCGCCCCCACCCTATGCCATCGCCTTCACCCTCCTGACGGAATGGGCGAACTCCTGA